One segment of Solanum stenotomum isolate F172 chromosome 1, ASM1918654v1, whole genome shotgun sequence DNA contains the following:
- the LOC125841838 gene encoding protein trichome birefringence-like 4, which translates to MADSPPTLPVTRKQSSFPLPPPPLQIRDNSPRISELRKSLFSPSLRTPTFRSTQKSMLFLAYVFTFLFVTCAIFFVFNNPSINHSFRKVLNSRRSHFSTIFSHYFHSDHQNSTVYSLPFTNNDSSISQNGFIAISPSQRNNYSENGLQSSMKNDPSCKREEEEIQKANLLSNSEKNDQFLKNEGKSSSKKEEEERQKVNVSLNSEKNDQALKNEGKSSSKREEEETQKVNLSSNLENNDQFLKNEGKSSSKREEEETQKVNLLSNSEKNDQVLKNEGKSSSKREEKERQKVNLSSNSEKNETKREAWWEVMSHCDVFDGMWVKDDANPMYEPGSCPFIDEPFDCYQNGRPDNGYQNFRWQPKHCNIPRLDAKEMLELLRGKRLVYVGDSLNRNMWESMVCLLRNSVEDKNRVFEVSGREDFKKEGAYSFIFADYNCSVEFVRSTFLVQEWEIPDGNGSTKETLRLDLVERSCDKYKGADVLVFNTGHWWTHEKTSEGKGYYQEGGHVYGELNVVEAFRKAMTTWARWIEANVDPQKTDVFFRGYSVSHFSGGEWYAGGKCDSDTEPLQDEKDLSPSLYPPIMGMLEDVIKWMKSPVYYLNVTIMSDFRKDGHPSVYRKPNMTDEERRTTLRYQDCSHWCLPGVPDTWNELLYAQLLMKHYQKQHKQQQQQIGS; encoded by the exons atGGCAGATTCACCGCCAACGTTGCCAGTAACACGAAAACAAAGTTCATTTCCGTTACCACCACCACCATTGCAAATTCGAGATAATAGCCCTCGAATATCAGAGTTAAGGAAAAGTCTATTTTCACCTTCATTGCGAACACCAACATTCAGAAGTACTCAAAAATCTATGTTGTTTTTGGCTTAtgttttcacttttttatttgttacatgTGCTATCTTTTTTGTATTCAATAATCCTTCAATCAATCATTCTTTTAGAAAAGTCCTGAATAGTAGGAGATCACATTTTTCCACAATTTTCTCACATTATTTTCATTCTGATCATCAAAACTCAACTGTTTACTCTCTTCCATTTACAAATAATGattcttcaatttctcaaaatggTTTTATTGCAATTTCACCTAGTCAAAGGAATAATTACTCTGAAAATGGTTTACAGAGTTCCATGAAAAATGATCCTAGTtgtaaaagagaagaagaagagatacaAAAGGCGAATTTGTTGTCGAATTCGGAGAAAAATGATCAGTTTTTGAAGAATGAAGGTAAATCTAGTagtaaaaaagaagaggaagagagaCAAAAGGTGAATGTGTCGTTGAATTCGGAGAAAAATGATCAGGCTTTGAAGAATGAAGGTAAATCTAGTAGTAAACGAGAAGAGGAAGAGACACAAAAGGTGAATTTGTCGTCGAATTTGGAGAACAATGATCAGTTTTTGAAGAATGAAGGTAAATCTAGTAGTAAAAGAGAAGAGGAAGAGACACAAAAGGTGAATTTATTGTCGAATTCGGAGAAAAATGATCAGGTTTTGAAGAATGAAGGTAAATCTAGTAgtaaaagagaagagaaagagagaCAAAAGGTGAATTTATCGTCGAATTCGGAGAAAAATGAGACAAAGAGAGAGGCTTGGTGGGAAGTGATGAGTCATTGTGATGTTTTTGATGGAATGTGGGTGAAAGATGATGCTAACCCTATGTATGAACCTGGTTCTTGTCCTTTTATTGATGAGCCATTTGATTGTTATCAAAATGGAAGACCTGATAATGGTTATCAGAACTTTAGATGGCAGCCTAAGCACTGTAATATTCCAAG GTTGGATGCCAAAGAAATGTTGGAACTTTTAAGAGGAAAGCGTTTAGTCTATGTCGGTGACTCTCTGAACAGGAATATGTGGGAATCAATGGTTTGTCTGCTCAGAAATTCTGTTGAAGACAAGAATAGAGTTTTTGAGGTATCTGGAAGAGAAGATTTCAAGAAAGAGGGTGCTTATTCTTTTATATTCGCG GATTATAATTGTTCCGTTGAGTTTGTACGTTCTACATTTCTCGTTCAAGAATGGGAAATTCCAGATGGGAATGGATCAACTAAAGAAACACTCAGATTAGATTTGGTAGAAAGGTCATGTGACAAATACAAAGGAGCCGACGTCCTTGTCTTTAACACAGGACACTGGTGGACTCATGAGAAAACATCTGAAGG GAAGGGTTACTATCAAGAAGGTGGCCATGTTTATGGTGAACTAAACGTTGTTGAGGCATTTCGCAAGGCAATGACAACATGGGCAAGATGGATTGAAGCCAATGTAGATCCTCAGAAGACAGATGTTTTCTTTAGAGGCTATTCAGTCTCTCATTTCAG TGGAGGTGAGTGGTATGCTGGTGGAAAATGTGATAGTGACACCGAGCCACTTCAGGATGAGAAAGATTTGTCACCTTCTCTGTATCCACCAATAATGGGAATGCTAGAAGATGTGATAAAGTGGATGAAGTCACCAGTATACTATTTGAATGTTACCATAATGTCAGACTTCCGCAAGGATGGACATCCATCGGTATACAGGAAGCCAAACATGACAGATGAGGAGAGAAGGACGACGTTAAGGTACCAAGATTGCAGCCATTGGTGCCTTCCTGGTGTACCAGACACCTGGAATGAGCTTCTATATGCACAACTATTGATGAAACATTATCAGAAACAACACAAACAACAACAGCAGCAGATAGGTTCTTAG
- the LOC125874975 gene encoding uncharacterized protein LOC125874975 translates to MSMTEATLSTAGNRRSYRCYNCNDAFHITTTAGVSSSFRCPRCFHRHLLPNYTIASLMPFSQHLTLTNFTLSTNNSVTFDYSDSETESDESDSDDLSFELFNSTQFRSPTLKSFLNSLPSVKIDESSKNCSICMEEFGIDTEASQLPCKHFFHNDCIVPWLNRSNTCPLCRHKLPQEDEDEIEKELEVILDGEIGGGEFRDNNVVLVSTASSLTEVGEDVDDDLRERDLDAMHDEDGDIMMVDA, encoded by the coding sequence ATGTCGATGACGGAGGCCACCCTCTCCACCGCCGGTAACCGCCGTTCTTACCGGTGCTACAACTGTAACGATGCCTTTCACATAACCACCACCGCCGGCGTCAGCTCCTCCTTTCGTTGCCCTCGCTGCTTTCATCGCCACCTCCTCCCTAATTACACCATTGCCAGTCTTATGCCTTTTTCTCAACATTTAACTCTTACCAATTTTACCCTTTCCACCAACAATTCTGTTACTTTTGATTATTCCGATTCCGAAACTGAATCCGATGAGAGTGATTCCGACGATCTTTCGTTTGAGTTGTTTAACTCAACTCAATTCCGTTCACCGACTCTTAAATCGTTTCTCAACTCACTTCCGAGTGTGAAAATCGATGAATCATCGAAAAACTGTTCGatttgtatggaggaatttggaATTGATACGGAAGCGAGTCAATTGCCTTGTAAgcatttttttcataatgatTGTATTGTCCCTTGGCTAAATCGGAgtaatacttgtccactttgtCGGCATAAATTGCCgcaagaagatgaagatgaaattGAAAAGGAACTAGAAGTGATTTTGGATGGTGAAATTGGTGGTGGAGAATTTCGAGATAATAATGTTGTTCTAGTATCAACAGCATCATCCTTGACTGAAGTTGGTGAGGATGTTGATGATGATCTTAGAGAAAGGGATCTGGATGCAATGCACGATGAAGATGGTGATATAATGATGGTTGATGCTTGA